The following are encoded in a window of Thermodesulfobacterium geofontis OPF15 genomic DNA:
- a CDS encoding type III pantothenate kinase: protein MLLTVDIGNTSTVCGVFEENGNLVATFSFKTEIPVSSHEVLVKLKSFLDIYKIALKDLKGVCIACVVPPVLHWWVEMGKKLLAREVLVADHQTVKIPIELFYPCEVGGDRLVNALAGWEKYKSALIIVDFGTAITFDCVSEKGAYLGGAIAPGILISTEALFKKTAKLPKIDLSEPPSQVIGKDTISALKSGLIYGFIGLTDFLIEKLSEEMGTSPKVIATGGLAKFIAPYSKKIEKIEPHLTLEGLYYLWKKK from the coding sequence ATGCTTTTAACTGTGGATATAGGGAATACTTCCACAGTTTGCGGTGTTTTTGAAGAAAACGGCAATTTAGTTGCTACTTTTAGTTTTAAAACTGAGATACCTGTTTCTTCTCACGAAGTTTTAGTAAAGCTTAAAAGTTTTTTGGATATTTATAAAATAGCTTTAAAAGACCTTAAAGGAGTTTGCATTGCCTGTGTAGTTCCGCCCGTGCTACATTGGTGGGTTGAAATGGGGAAAAAGTTATTGGCAAGAGAAGTTTTAGTTGCAGATCATCAAACTGTTAAAATTCCTATAGAACTCTTCTATCCTTGTGAAGTAGGAGGAGATAGGTTAGTAAATGCCTTAGCAGGATGGGAAAAATATAAAAGTGCTTTAATTATAGTTGATTTTGGAACAGCTATAACCTTTGATTGCGTTTCAGAGAAGGGGGCTTATTTAGGAGGAGCAATAGCACCTGGTATTTTAATTTCTACAGAAGCTTTATTTAAAAAAACTGCTAAATTACCCAAAATAGATTTAAGTGAGCCACCTTCTCAAGTTATAGGGAAGGACACCATTTCAGCTTTAAAAAGTGGTTTAATATATGGATTTATAGGGCTTACTGACTTTTTAATAGAAAAACTTTCAGAAGAAATGGGAACAAGTCCTAAAGTTATAGCTACTGGAGGACTCGCTAAATTTATAGCTCCCTATTCTAAAAAGATAGAAAAAATAGAACCACATTTAACTTTAGAAGGACTTTATTATTTATGGAAAAAGAAATAA
- a CDS encoding LD-carboxypeptidase has translation MEKEIKIALFSPSSPPSIRSYQRGIKVLRKNNISFKSFVDFSESFPSFKAFLFYELITAKEYDFIWAVRGGFGAIKLIPYLDEIFSENKKINIYSSLIGFSDITALHLYFYKKFKKKGLHAPMIVNLPDLSEEVLKNLLEVIAGNKDIELEGFAYKEGEAEGILLGGNLVTLASLCGTTYLPTEKSLILMIEETNEKKYRIERAFLQVIFTLGIENIKGIIIGDIGKVNSLEFLKGVEEFLPKYIPIGYNFSFGHIKNNLPLIVGEKAYLVVKNGKAKLFQRGFKF, from the coding sequence ATGGAAAAAGAAATAAAAATAGCTCTTTTTTCACCCTCAAGCCCGCCCTCTATAAGAAGCTATCAAAGAGGAATTAAAGTTTTAAGAAAAAACAATATATCCTTTAAATCTTTTGTAGATTTTTCAGAATCTTTTCCTTCATTTAAAGCTTTTTTATTTTATGAATTGATTACAGCAAAAGAATATGACTTTATTTGGGCGGTAAGAGGAGGATTTGGAGCTATAAAATTAATTCCTTATTTAGATGAAATTTTTTCCGAAAATAAAAAAATAAATATATATTCCTCTTTAATTGGATTTAGCGATATTACAGCTTTGCATTTATACTTTTATAAAAAATTTAAAAAAAAGGGGCTACACGCTCCAATGATTGTTAATTTGCCAGATTTAAGTGAAGAAGTTTTAAAAAATCTATTAGAAGTAATAGCCGGAAATAAAGATATAGAGTTAGAAGGTTTTGCTTATAAAGAGGGCGAGGCAGAAGGAATACTTTTAGGAGGAAATTTGGTTACTTTGGCAAGTTTATGTGGGACTACCTATTTACCTACTGAAAAATCCCTAATTTTAATGATAGAAGAAACGAATGAAAAAAAATATAGAATTGAAAGGGCATTTTTGCAAGTGATTTTTACTTTAGGAATTGAAAATATAAAGGGGATAATAATAGGTGATATAGGTAAAGTTAATTCCTTAGAATTCTTAAAAGGAGTGGAAGAGTTTTTGCCAAAATATATACCTATTGGTTATAACTTTTCCTTTGGACACATCAAAAATAATTTACCTCTAATAGTTGGAGAGAAAGCTTATTTAGTAGTAAAAAATGGTAAAGCAAAGTTGTTTCAAAGAGGTTTTAAATTTTAA